A genomic segment from Pollutimonas thiosulfatoxidans encodes:
- the erpA gene encoding iron-sulfur cluster insertion protein ErpA: MNTLTETTNLQAPPSPLLFTDAAASKVKDLLAEEGNPELKLRVFVQGGGCSGFQYGFTFDETINDDDTTIDKAGVQLLVDPMSFQYLVGAEIDYKDDLEGAQFVIRNPNATTTCGCGSSFTP, encoded by the coding sequence CCGTCCCCGCTGCTGTTTACCGACGCCGCGGCATCAAAAGTCAAGGATCTCTTGGCTGAAGAAGGCAACCCCGAACTGAAACTGCGCGTTTTCGTGCAGGGTGGCGGGTGCTCGGGCTTCCAGTATGGTTTCACCTTCGATGAAACCATCAACGACGACGACACCACCATCGACAAGGCAGGCGTTCAGTTGTTGGTCGACCCCATGAGCTTCCAGTATCTGGTCGGGGCCGAAATCGACTACAAGGACGATCTGGAAGGCGCGCAGTTTGTTATCCGCAATCCCAACGCCACCACCACCTGCGGCTGCGGCTCGTCCTTCACACCTTAA